A DNA window from Camelina sativa cultivar DH55 chromosome 17, Cs, whole genome shotgun sequence contains the following coding sequences:
- the LOC104756907 gene encoding protein SPIRAL1-like 1 produces MGRGVSAGGGQSSLGYLFGTGEEAPKPAVSNDPAPQSDTLPVNADPSPKPVVAQPANVTKQIPAGISNSSTNNYTRTDGQNTGNFLTDRPSTKVHAAPGGGSSLNYLFGGGGSN; encoded by the exons ATGGGTCGTGGAGTTAGTGCTGGTGGTGGGCAAAGTTCTTTGGGATATCTTTTTGGTACTGGAGAAGAGGCTCCAAAGCCAGCCGTTAGCAATGATCCAGCTCCTCAGTCTGATACTCTGCCTGTGAATGCTGATCCTTCACCTAAACCCGTTGTTGCTCAGCCGGCTAATGTTACCAAGCAAATACCTGCTGGTATCAGTAACTCCTCTACAAACAACTACACTCGAACAGATGGACAGAACACAGGCAACTTCCTTACG GACCGGCCATCGACCAAGGTACATGCGGCCCCTGGAGGCGGCTCATCTCTGAATTACCTCTTCGGTGGTGGTGGAAGCAATTAA
- the LOC104756908 gene encoding cytochrome b5: protein MPTLTKLYSMEETATHNKQDDCWIVIDGKVYDVSSYMDDHPGGDDVLLAVTGKDATDEFEDAGHSKDARELMEKYFIGELDESSVPEMPELKIYKKEQPTDSVQKLVDFTMQYWLVPVSIITISVAVRVLLSRKR from the exons ATGCCGACTCTCACAAAGCTTTACTCCATGGAAGAAACCGCAACTCACAACAAGCAAGATGATTGCTGGATCGTCATCGACGGCAAg GTCTATGATGTATCCTCGTATATGGATGATCATCCTGGAGGAGATGATGTGCTTCTTGCTGTCACCg ggAAAGATGCAACGGATGAATTTGAAGATGCAGGGCACAGCAAAGATGCTAGGGAACTCATGGAGAAGTATTTTATTGGCGAGTTAGACGAGTCTTCTGTACCTGAAATGCCAGAGCTTAAGATCTACAAGAAAGAACAGCCAACAGACTCTGTTCAGAAGCTTGTTGATTTCACAATGCAGTATTGGCTTGTTCCTGTCTCCATTATCACCATCTCTGTTGCGGTTCGCGTCTTGCTCTCTCGCAAGAGATAA